The Tepidisphaeraceae bacterium sequence TCAGGCGCTGCGCATGCTGGTGAACCGCGAGGTGCCCAACCTCGACCGCCTGCTGGCGGTCATCCCGCAGATCCTGAAGCCCGGCGGGCGCGTCGCGATCATCTCGTTCCACTCCGGCGAGGACCGCCGGGTGAAGAAAGCCTTCCGCGACATGCTGCGCGACGAGAGTTTCGAGGAAGCCCCTTCCGACCCCATCATCGCCACCGAAGCCGAACTGCGCGACAACCCCCGCAGCCGCAGCGCAAAGCTGCGCTGGGCCGTGCGGGCGTAGATTGCGTCGGACGACGTCGCTCCGGTCCTATCACTTAGCGCCAGCCTAAAAGCTCGTCATCCTGAGGTACTCCGAAGGATCTCCCCCCGTTATTCGAATGTGGGACGGAAGAGATCCTTCGGAGGGCCTCAGAGGGTATCGAAGAACGACGCTGCGTCCGCTCCGAACGTGGCATGGGCGTCTCGCCCATGCGTGTGTCAGGGCCGGAAGACTCGATTTAGAGCCGCGGCTTGGTCGGCGCATTCGCCAGCAAATCGCCTTTCCCGTTCCAGTCCACAGGCATGGGCTCTGGCGCCCATGCCACGTGAAAGGCAAACGCGATCGCGTTCGTCAGCACCCTCACAGGATGACGGGATTCGCCATTGGTCACTCAGATCGCCCCCACCCAACCTCCCCCGGGAATACCGGGAGAGGAGCCGGAGTCCCACCCCTCCCCCCTTCCCGCGCTTTCCCCCGATCCTCGTATTACAATTCGCCCCATGGCCAACCGATGGCAATATCCACGCTGGCGGCGGATGACGATGCAGGGGGCGATGTGGGCGGTGTTTGCCGCGTCACTGGGGGCGGCGGCGTTTCTGTCGAATCGGCCGATGCAGCTCATGCAGCTGGCCGACGACGATTCCACGCCGATCAAAGATTACCGCCTGCCGCGCGGGTGGGCCCCCGTGGACGACCCGGCCGACGATGCGTCGGTCATCATTCGCGCGCTCGAGCCGGCCGACGATACCTCCGGGCGCAGCATCAGCATCCACGTGCTGCCGATCGACCGCTCCCTCACGCCCGCGCAATTCCTGGCCCGCAATCGCCTGCCGACCGGGCTCGTCGCGCTGCAGAATGGCCGCAGCCAGCCGATGCCCACAGAGGAAATCAAGATGGTCGGTCAGACCGGCCTCATCACGGGTGGCGCGCGGCGGCGGCGTACGGTGGACGAGGAAATGCTCGGCCGGATCATGACCACGCAGGCCTACTTCGCCACTGCCATCTTGCCGCAACGGCTGGCGGTGATGGTCTCGCTGCAGGGCACCGGGCAGCCCATGCCCGACGACCTCGACATCCTGCGCCGCGTGGCCCAGTCGATCGAGCTGAAGGAGTCGTTTACCGCGTCGTCGACAATCGTCCCGCCCGCGCCGGAGATCGCCGAATCGGTCACGCTCACCGGCGGCACGCGCATCACGCTGCCCGCGGGGTTCGTCGGGGTCGACGAGCGCGACGCGAACAAGACCGCCCGCGCGTTCGTCAGTGGCCCGTCGGCGGTGCTGGAACTGGTGCCCTGCACGATCGCGCCCAGCGACACGAACGCCGACAAGATCGTGCTGGCCGAGCTGCACGATTCGTCGTTCCACGGTGGCACGTTCAAGCCGCTATCCAACACCACGCCCGGCGTGCGGCAATGGCAGATCCTGCCGGCCGCCGGCACCGCCAACCCGGCCCAGGCAATCGCCTACCTCGCGGCCGACCCCACGGGCGCCGCGGTGCTGGCCGTCATTCGCGGTGACCTGCCGCGCGACACCTCCGCCGACGCGGCGTGGCGGGCGATCGTGGCCGGCCTTACCTTCGGCCAGCCGCGCGATGTCGCGACGCTGACGGCCGCGGGTGAGCGGGTCGCCGATCGCGTGAAGAAACAACTGGCGCGGGCACCCGGGAACGCCGGTGGCCAGGAATCGTGGTGGCTCTGGTTTCGCGACGGTGACGATCCGCTGATCGGCTGGTCGTCGGCCGAGACCGGCATCGGTGGCAACCCGCTCGCCGGCCTGCGGCAAACGCGCTGGCGCAACGGTGACCTCGTCGGCCAGTCCCAGGACCGCTGGGAACGCAACGCCGGCGCGACCGCCTATTCCCGCCAAACGACGACCGACGTGGACGACCGCGCCAACGACACCACCGCCGCCAGTTCCAACGACGCCACCGGCCCGCGGCAACAGGTGCGGCTGGTGGGTGGTCGGCTGAGCATCAGCTGGACCGTGCCCACGGGCAGCGTGAAGGTCGACGACCGCGTCGCGCCCGCCAACTTCCTGCCCGGCCCGGTGCTGGAGGGGATGATGAACCGGCTCGGCGACGAACCGATCCTGATTCGCACCGACTACTTCCCCGGCCACGAGCCCTCGGTCAAAGGCGGCCTGCTCAGCGTGCTAATCGAGCCCAGCGTCGAGTTCCCCCGCCAGGCCGACGACCACTCCGGCCCCCTCCGCTGCGTGACGGCCAGCGTCAACGGCAGCGGCCAGATTTCCCGCTGGTACTTCCACGCCGACGGCACGATCGCCCAAATCGACTTCGCCAACGGCCTGCATCGCAGTTCGACCACCGAAACCGAACTGGAAAACTCCTTCGGCACCGCCCCGGGCATGTGGCCGTAAGGGGGAGATTACGTCCGGATAACGCTGGAGTGGGCAGCACCGTTCCGATAACGCTCTGATTCGTATCCCAAACAAGCGATTTGCCAGGGAAATGCGCGGCGCATTTCTGAATTGCGCGGCGCATTTCTGAATTGCGATGCGCATTTGTGAAGGGGAAGTCTCCGTTGTGAACGGCGCGGCGCCCTTGTGAAGGGGGCGGCGTATTTCCGTCGTACCCGGGGAACGTCCTGACCGGCTGGCCCGCTTCCCCAACGCGGCCATCGATTCGCGCCGCTTGAAGCACACTGGGAAGTTGCGCCCACCCCCATTATCGGACAGGCGCGTTCGACGCCCCCGCGGCCGGCGCCACGTAGCGAGTGACCAGCCGATCAGTGTGCGGCCGCTCCGACCGTGGCATGGGCGTCTCGCCCATGCCCGTGGTAAGGCCGAGCAATCTCATTTGTTGTCAGCTGCGCGGTCAGCGCGGCACGCCACAAATAAAATCTCCTATTCCACTCGACAGGCATGGGCGAGACGCCCATGCCACGTGAAGACAGCCGCGGCTGCTCAGGCCATCGCATCGGCGGCCGGCAGACTCTACTCTTCCGGAATTTCCTCCCGTCAACCGCGCAATGCACGATGGGAATCGGCTGCGGTTCGGTATCATCTGCGGGAACCACCATGAACTACCCCACGCTCCGCACTGCCGTACTGTCGATCGCGATGTCGAGCTTTTGCCTGGCGCAGGAGGCCCCGGGGCCGGTCGACCTGCTGGCGGGCCGGCCGGATCAGGACGTGTCGGCGACCGAGCAGCTCGGGCCGGTCTTCGAGAGCGCCGTCGCGGGCATCAGCCTGCGGCCACCGGCGGGTGGGAAGGTCATCCGCCGGCCGGGCGACGCGGAGGTGGTTCGCTACGTGTACGAGCCGGACGGCGCGGCGTTCATCGTCGTGCAGTCCACGCCGCGCAACCCCACGCCGCTCACCAGCACCAACGTGCCGGGCGCCACGACCGACGGCATGCTCGAAATGGCAGTGGCCGACCTGAAGGGCCAGCACCCTGCCGCGCAGATCATCCGCCAGGACCTGACCAACGTCGGCGACGGTTCCGTCGGCATCATCGTCGCCCGCTACTCGCTCGGCACCAGTTCGTTCCTCAGTCAGCAGGCGATCGTGCAGGGCTCGCCGCAGCTGTACTACACGCTGACCTACGTCACGCCCGGCTCACGTCCAAACACGCCAGAAGAATCGATCGACCCGCGCGAACAGCGGGCCTTCGAGACCTTCTCGGCCGTGCTGGACACCGTGAAGCTGCTGGACCGCTCGAACATCAAGATGGACCAGGACCAGCGGCTCTACCGCACGCGCGCGTTCTTCGTGAACCTGTCGCAACGCGCGATCGAGAACGCGCTCGTGCCCGAGCAGTGGTTCCGCATCCTGAAGAACGGCAAGGACATCGGCTACCTCTACACCGTCGAGGAAAAGACCAAGCTCGGCGGCTTCCCCGCCATCCAGGTCGGCATGCGCAGCCGCACGTTCGACGACAAGAAGCGGCAGGTCGACGCCGAAGCGTGGCTGCGCATGTCCACCGACCGCAAGCACGAACAGTGGTCGCGCCTGTCGGTGGCGATCGACGGCGACAAACGCACGCATGCGACCGAGATCGGCGCCAGCGACCACGCGACCAAGGCCGTCGCCGAGCAGTTGGACCGGGACCAGCAGATGGGCGGCGTGAAGCCGGGCATTCGCATGGTCGACGACTACCCGCTGACCGTGAAGTACGCCGGCAGCAAGGGCGCGCCCGAACCGGTCGAGCGCCAGTTGCCGCCGTGGTACATGCCACAGGCGCTGGGCCACATCCTGCCGCGCGCGCTGCCGCTGGGCGAGCGGAAGGGTTACCTGTTCGCGACGTTCGTCCCCGACCGCCGCGAGGTGATGATGCGCTACGTCGACACGCTGCCGAGCCGGCAGGTGACGTTCGCCGGCCAGACGGTCCGCGCAACCCCGATTGAAGAGAAAATCGGCCTCGACGGTTACGTGACCACCCACTACATCGAGGACGGCGGCCGTTACCTCGGCAGCGAGACCAAGTACCCTGATGAGTCCGGCACCCCGCTGACCATCAGCTACGTCGCGACCACAAGTGACGATTTGGCCAAGCGTTGGGAAGGCCTGAACCTTTCCCGCCCCAGTGAAACACCCCAGGTGGAGCCCAATGGCGGGAATGGTCGATAAATCGTAAGGTGAACGTGGGAAGGCAGAACTGAAAACGTGTGATGGCTTATTTGTCGGTAAGTCAGCGTGGTTCTCTTGGGACGCTTCTGTTCCGGCCGTGGCATGGGCGTCTCGCCCATGCATGTGGACTGGAGAAGGAAATGCGATTGACTGGCTGCCGCGCTGACCAAGCCGCCGATTCGAATTGTATATCACCGCCTTAACACAAGCATGGGCGAGACGCCCATGCCACGGCCGGAGTGAGCCAAGCACCGTCCTGACCGCCCCCTCCGGATGACGAACCAAAAATGTTCCGTTCCCTCGGTAAAACCCTCGTCCTCTTCACCCTCACGGTCGCTGCGGGCATCGGCATCGTCGCGTACGTGCAGCACGATTCGACGGCGACGAAGTTGCGCGAGGCGGAACGGCAGAACGCGCAGTTGCAGCAGTTCGTCGAACGACTAACGGACGAGAAACGCGTCGCCAACGTCATCGTGACCGACGTGACGATGATCGACGGTGTGCCGCACACGACGCTGCTGTTCGTCGAGTTCGACAAGACCGGCCGCGAGCTGCCGCCGAAGCGGTTTACGGTTCAGGGCAACGGGGCGCACATCGACGCGATGGTGATCAAGTTCGACCGCGACTTCGTGAAGGAGAACGACCCGCTGCGCGGCCACAGCATCGTGCTGTTCCACCGCCTGTTTGGCGAACACCAGACGCCCGCCGACGGCTTCCGCATCGATGAGCCCGGCAGCATCCCCGCGATCTACCAGGACGCCGACCCGAAGGTGACGACCTTCGAACGCGACCTGTGGGACAGCTTCTGGCGGCTGACGACCGACGAGTCGCTGCGCGTCAGCAAGGGCGTGCGCGTCGCCAACCCTGAAAGCGTCTGGGGCCCCTTCGAACCCAACCGCCTCTACACGATCACCCTCGAAGCCGACGGCGGCCTGAACCGCACCAGCGAGCCGCTGAAGAGCATCTACCGCGAAGCCCTGAACGATCGTAAGCCGCAGTAGCCCCGTACCACGAACGACCCGTCCGTGTCTTCGCTTCAACGCGCCGAAATTTGAGTATGCCCCCATCGTCATCCTGCGAGGGTGCTAAAGAAGAATGCCGCGTCCGCTCCGACCGTGGCATGGGCGTCTCGCCCATGCGTGTGTTGGAACCAGAAAACACCATTGGTTGCAGCGGCTTGGTCGGCGCAGCGGCCAACAAATGATGCTTCACATTCCAGTCCACATGCATGGGCGAGACGCCCATGCCACGGCAAGGCAGCCGCGTCCGTGTTCTCTGATACCCTTTCATGATGACGATGGCCTGCACCTAGTCGTTATTACTTCCTAACGGAGATTCACGGGCGGCCCGCCCGCGGCACGCGCGAACTTGCCCCGCCGCGCGCAACAGCTAAGTTACGTTCCCCATGCAGATCAAAGTCAACGGCTCCGACCGCACCGTTCCCGAGGGCACCACGCTGCGGTCGCTGCTGGCCGAGTCGAAGCTGACGCCCGAAAAGGTCGCGATCGAACTGAACCGCCGGCTGGTGCGGGCGGATAAGTACGACGCCCCGCTGAACGAGAACGACGAGGTGGAGATCGTGACGTTCGTGGGTGGCGGGTGAGCGCGACGCTCCGATCCCCTCTCCCGGTACTCCGGGGGAGGGCTAGGGTGGGGGTGACCGGAGCCGGCACAACGGGTCAGCAGTTCGAAAATCACCCTCACTTAGCCTCTCCCGGCATACCGGGAGAGGGACCGGAGCGGGTCCGCCTCTTCCCCCACAAGACGCGCCGCCCCACTTTCCCTATAATCCGCGTCCTATGGACGTCTTTCGCATCGGCAATTTTGAAGTTCACAATCGCCTCTTCGTCGGCACCGGCAAGTACGCGTCGTACGAGGTCATGCAGCAGGCGCTCGACGCCAGCGCGTGCGAGGTGGTCACCGTCGCGGTTCGCCGGGAACGGTTGATCGACAGCGCGGGCAAGTCGCTGCTGGATTACCTGGACCTGAACCGCTACACGATCCTCCCCAACACCGCCGGCTGCTTCACCGCCGACGACGCGATTCGCGTGGCGCTGCTCGGGCGCGATCTGCTGGAAAAGAACGGCAACAAGGGCGCCGGCTGGGTGAAGCTGGAAGTGCTGGGCGACAAGAAGACGCTTCTGCCCGACCCCGTCGGTACGATCGAGGCGACGCGCGAACTGGTGAAGGAGGGCTTTACCGTCCTTGCCTACACCAGCGACGACCCGCGCTCGGCCGTGCATATCAAGGAGGCCGGCGCCGCCAGTGTGATGCCCGCGGGCAGCCCGATCGGTAGCGGTCAGGGCATTTTGAACCCGCTGAACATCTCGCTCTGTCTGGAACTGCTGAAGGACGGCGACCCATCCTACCCCGTCATCGTCGACGCAGGCGTCGGCGCCGCCAGTGATGTCGCGGTCGCGATGGAACTGGGCGCCGACGGCGTGCTGCTCAACACCGCCATCGCCCACGCCAAGGACCCCGTGAAGATGGCCGCCGCGATGCGCCACGCGCTGGAGGCCGGCCGCCTGTCCTACCAATCCGGCCGTATTCCGAAGAAGCGATACGCGACCGCCAGCAGCCCGTTCGAAGGCGTCATCAGCTACATTCCCGGCGAGTAACCGCGCGCGACCGACCGGGGGCGATGCCCAGCCATCCACTACGTCCAAGGACCCCTCCGCATGACCTGGCAGAACCCCCAGCAGCAAAACCAACACGAGCCCCCCACCCAGTGGCAGCAATCGTACGGCGGCTACCCCGACTACGGCGCGCCCGTCAATCGGCCGCACTCGAAGTTCGGCATCGCATCGTTCATTATTGGGCTGGTATCGATCGTCGCCATGATCGCGCTGTTCGTCATCGCCGCCGTGATCGCGATGAACGCCGACGGCGAAATCGACGAAACCTCGCCCGAAGCCATCGCGATCGGCCTGGGGCTCTTCGGTGGGATCGCGCTGGCGCTCGTCGGGCTGATCTTCTCGATTGTGGGCCTCGTGAACGCGAACGCCGCCAAGGTCTTCTCCGTGCTCGGCCTGATCTTCAACGGCCTGATCATCCTGGGCGTCATCGGGCTAATGGTCTTGGGCGCCTTCATCGGATAGCGCAGCGCTCGCCCCTGGCGCCTTGCCCGCCCGTGCGTTTCTCTTTCGCATCCTTCGTTACCTTCACAGATCGCCCGCACGATGACCACAATCACCGAACCCTCCCGCCAAACGCCCGTCATTCACGATGTCGACCTCTGCGTCATCGGTGGCAGCTGCACCGGTGTGTTCGCGGCGGTGCGGGCGGCGCGGTTGGGCGCGAAGGTGGTGATCGTCGAAAAGGCCGGCGCGTTCGGTGGCGTGGCGACGATCTCACTCGTAAACGTCTGGCACACGCCGCTCGACACCATCTACCAGCGCCCGATCATCGGTGGCCTGACGCTGGAACTCGTCGACCGCCTGAAGCGGCGCGGCGCGATCACCGAACGCCCCAACAGCCCGCACTGGGCTTGGGCGTTCAACTCGTTCGACATGATGATCGAGC is a genomic window containing:
- a CDS encoding thiazole synthase, encoding MDVFRIGNFEVHNRLFVGTGKYASYEVMQQALDASACEVVTVAVRRERLIDSAGKSLLDYLDLNRYTILPNTAGCFTADDAIRVALLGRDLLEKNGNKGAGWVKLEVLGDKKTLLPDPVGTIEATRELVKEGFTVLAYTSDDPRSAVHIKEAGAASVMPAGSPIGSGQGILNPLNISLCLELLKDGDPSYPVIVDAGVGAASDVAVAMELGADGVLLNTAIAHAKDPVKMAAAMRHALEAGRLSYQSGRIPKKRYATASSPFEGVISYIPGE
- the thiS gene encoding sulfur carrier protein ThiS, with translation MQIKVNGSDRTVPEGTTLRSLLAESKLTPEKVAIELNRRLVRADKYDAPLNENDEVEIVTFVGGG